In Cicer arietinum cultivar CDC Frontier isolate Library 1 chromosome 7, Cicar.CDCFrontier_v2.0, whole genome shotgun sequence, the genomic window CGAGATCAATGCCGCGGTGAAGCATTCTCTCTCTACGCTTGACAGCAATCCTTTCTTTACGGAGTTTCTTTTTTTCACCTGTACAGAATCTGTGTTAGTAAAATGGATTGCTGGAACTGGGATTCCCTCGTGTGTGTGAGCACCCACAGGGGTGTTTTTTCAATATCTATAACACAATAGCTAGAAGTTCGACCATTTCAAGTTGAAATTTCATGGATGTGAAAATTCCTATGATCTTGTAACTTCTTTGCATaacattttcttaaaaaatagtGTGCAATTTGATATAGTATTTGGGGAATTCGAAGCTCAGGCATCAAGTCAAAAGATGAATGCATAAACAAATTGAACATACAACTGTTTTCCAACCAGTTGTTTTCCCAGCCCCACAATTTCAACCATCCAGCCAAAATAAACAAGGGATTTAAAAGTTCAGGTAATTAACGATATTAATGAAAGGAGATTTGTGACAACATAGTCCTTTTGACTGAAAAACTCAATGCTTTTGAGGTTCAAAAAGTAGAATGTAAATTCAATGAGCCAAAAAGATTTGCTTAAATTTAAAGCATCGAACTAAGGGAATAACACTGGATCTTTGACATCGATGGATGCAGAATTGTCGTACCATGAATTCTTTTTGAGGCTTTACTCTTCTCAGCATGTGAAGGCCAAGAATGAGGACACCGAGAAACATGCTTCTTTCTAGCAGAAATGGTTCTTGGATCCTTTTCTAGCATTAGGTCATCCAGAGTAAAAGGTATGGACTTTACAGATCGTTTCCTCCATGGTTGGGCTTTCTTCATGCCATATTCCCTGGATGCGTCTTGAAGGGAAATTCCACCCAACTTTTCCAAAGCCTCGCCATAGCTACCGCTAGAAGAACTGTCATCATCTGACTCATCCAAAACAGGGTCTAGCAACCATTTTGCATCAATGATGTTTTCACTACCACCAACTCCTTCCAGGTAATCTTCTGCAACCTCATCATCAATGTCTGAATCACTGTCATATGTATCTTCGGAATCACTGCTTTCAGATGATCCAAGAACTTCTGCCTCAGAAGGACAAGAGCCGTCCTCATCATATGACTCTTCATTGCCATCTTCATCACTTTTGTTATCTGAGATGTCCTCGGTGTATAGCTTAAGCCCTCCAATAGAAAGAAACCCTGAATTTCTCCCAGAAGGAACCTTTGATGGCGAGTCTTCTTCCATCTGATTGCTACAGTCGATAGCCTCATCAGAACCAACATCCTTTTCAAAGGACGATGAATTTAAAACTGAGGTTGATTGTAACATCTGTTCAGATGATGTGCCAATGCCACTTGGAGTTTTNNNNNNNNNNNNNNNNNNNNNNNNNNNNNNNNNNNNNNNNNNNNNNNNNNNNNNNNNNNNNNNNNNNNNNNNNNNNNNNNNNNNNNNNNNNNNNNNNNNNNNNNNNNNNNNNNNNNNNNNNNNNNNNNNNNNNNNNNNNNNNNNNNNNNNNNNNNNNNNNNNNNNNNNNNNNNNNNNNNNNNNNNNNNNNNNNNNNNNNNNNNNNNNNNNNNNNNNNNNNNNNNNNNNNNNNNNNNNNNNNNNNNNNNNNNNNNNNNNNNNNNNNNNNNNNNNNNNNNNNNNNNNNNNNNNNNNNNNNNNNNNNNNNNNNNNNNNNNNNNNNNNNNNNNNNNNNNNNNNNNNNNNNNNNNNNNNNNNNNNNTTCAGCAGGGAAACCTAATCCTCTGTGAGAAGTGTCACCCAAAACAAAATCACCATAACTGTAAGTATATTGCACATCGGTGATCTTTGAAGGAGGTGTGTGGTCTATATCAGCAATATTATGATTCTGCTGGGAATCCACCAAAGCAAAAGGTTGGAGCAGCTGATTTAAATTACTATCTTCATGCTTGTTCCCAGTCCTAAAACGCGAGACGTCCTGGCATATACCGATAAATGCAAGTTACTTTGAAGCAACTATGGACATATCATAGCTTATTTGGTCTCTACTAaattaaacacatttttaatttttaatcagaGACATCCAATGAAACTAAGCTGATGGATAAGTTCAAAGATAAACAATTTAACTTTCAATGTTTTAGATTTTCGGATAAATATCTTCCTCCAGGATATTAATGAGCATTAGTAAATGCACTCGCAAAATAGTGAGTAGACATATTGGTCAAACTTCATAGCATTGCCACAAACAATTTATGTTGTTTCCTTGTGAGTAAGAATCTTTCACTAACATTACATGATCTATCTaatttattgttgaaattttaattaataatcttAAATGAAAAATTCATGTTCACCTAGCAGCAACCTATGGAGTATGGACACAATTATAATTGTAGTTGCTTGATGGAAAATTTCAGCAAGGCAACCACAGTTTCAGGATTTTCCTTTTAGACAATTTAAAGTTTAAACTCTTCAGATCATCAAAATCCGAAGCTTAAACTCGGTTTTCCTAAATCTTCCATTTGGATAAagtaaacaacaaaaaagatgCATAAAGTGAAAATCTTTGTTAGGCATAGAAACCTGAACGTTAGGTGAAGAATAATTGAATCCAATAGTAGTCCCTGAAGATTTTGCAAATCCAGTTTTAGAACCAGAGGCTTCTGCTCTACGTACACTACCAGATTTGTTATTGGAGCTGACATTTCTACCTGCAATCAAATTGCACAAGAAAATCCAAAACAAATCATATAAGAAcacaaattgaaaaataaaaataaacaggTCCTGTTTGGTTGATCAGAAATATAGATAACTTGAGGAATCAAATCTTCGTGAAATAAAATCATTAGCCTTGATATCAGAAATCGTAATTCAAAGTAAACTAAATTGAATATCTAATTTTGATTGAGAAAAAATAACTCCATTTTTGCCTCAAATTTCTGAGCAACCAAacagagagagatagagagagagaacCTGAATTGCGGTTAGAGGAGGAAGGACTCCAATCAGATAAGAAACCTCCTTCGACAAAAAGTGCTTCTCTGACAACTGAACCTCTTTTGCGAGTTTTAGGGTTTCCACTACCGCTTCCGCTGTTGGTGGATCTTCCTCTACCTCTACCTCTTCCTCTTCTACTTCCACCGCCCATGTTTGCTTCGAGTATTAGATGAAGAACAATCACATGAAGTTCGTTATTGGTGCGTGCGTATCAATGGCGGTGTTGATGGATGCAGTAACCAAAAGGACAAGATGAAACGTGGGGCCCACACAATGTGATATACGGGTCGATCCGAATCACGAGGATATTCCCCGTCGATCCGAATCCTTACATCGCGTCCCATAGTTGGGTCCAATTTTTTGGcccaattaattaaatagaaaaatgagAAAATTTTACTCCTTACCCCCAATTATACTCCTACCCCAAATTTTATTCAAACCACCTATATTTTACCAAAGATTTATCAACAGGCAATCATCACTAAAGATTTCTAAAACTGTTGAAAATATTCGATAAATTTAATTcgagtttttaaaaatacaaaaaataaaataaaattgctaGAACACATTTAGAATTTATAAAGACAAAATGGTCTTTCatttttcactaaaaaataAGCCACGATAACTCTGAATTTTTAGAGGGTTTATGGAGTAGAGATATAAATGAGaagtagtaattttttttaaaaaatgagagCAATATTGCTCGCCTCTCTTGGGTCTGAAGAAATACACGTTCACacaatcatatttattttgaatatactacgtgaataacataaaaaatgtattttttaaaagtgtaCTTTTTAGAGATGAAAAAAGTGTActtataatgaaataaaaacaaatgaaacatCATGATATTAATTACTTCTGTTGTCTTGTTACATTacaagtattttatttaatttgtgtgcaattttaaaaaaataattgtgttgattttaatgataaaataaatttatttattaaaattattttattgattagaGTAATTAGatgaattgaaatataataaataaaattatattaataaaattaaaattaactcttCATTAGTAATTAAAAGAGACAAATAATAAGATACGTAgatattataaatgaaaaaagtaTTTGACTTTGATCATAGAATAAATATTCCCATTACCTTTCTACCACACAAATTTTACTCTAATAGAGAAAGAAAATTACACTTCTGGGAGTTCTACTAAGCCtcttttggaagaaaaaaaaataggaatggttgaaaaattaattgataatacTAGTTAATATATATGATAAACTCATTAATTGAATTTAGTGTTGGATGAACGTACGACTTATTATCTAATATTGTTTGTATTATAAAAGAGAGACTTAAAACACATGAAacatttcttaaattttttggcccaattaattaaatagaaaaatgagAAAATTTTACTCCTTACCCCCAATTATACTCCTACCCCAAATTTTATTCAAACCACCTATATTTTACCAAAGATTTATCAACAGGCAATCATCACTAAAGATTTCTAAAACTGTTGAAAATATTCGATAAATTTAATTcgagtttttaaaaatacaaaaaataaaataaaattgctaGAACACATTTAGAATTTATAAAGACAAAATGGTCTTTCatttttcactaaaaaataAGCCACGATAACTCTGAATTTTTAGAGGGTTTATGGAGTAGAGATATAAATGAGaagtagtaattttttttaaaaaatgagagCAATATTGCTCGCCTCTCTTGGGTCTGAAGAAATACACGTTCACacaatcatatttattttgaatatactacgtgaataacataaaaaatgtattttttaaaagtgtaCTTTTTAGAGATGAAAAAAGTGTActtataatgaaataaaaacaaatgaaacatCATGATATTAATTACTTCTGTTGTCTTGTTACATTacaagtattttatttaatttgtgtgcaattttaaaaaaataattgtgttgattttaatgataaaataaatttatttattaaaattattttattgattagaGTAATTAGatgaattgaaatataataaataaaattatattaataaaattaaaattaactcttCATTAGTAATTAAAAGAGACAAATAATAAGATACGTAgatattataaatgaaaaaagtaTTTGACTTTGATCATAGAATAAATATTCCCATTACCTTTCTACCACACAAATTTTACTCTAATAGAGAAAGAAAATTACACTTCTGGGAGTTCTACTAAGCCtcttttggaagaaaaaaaaataggaatggttgaaaaattaattgataatacTAGTTAATATATATGATAAACTCATTAATTGAATTTAGTG contains:
- the LOC101505169 gene encoding uncharacterized protein, whose product is MGGGSRRGRGRGRGRSTNSGSGSGNPKTRKRGSVVREALFVEGGFLSDWSPSSSNRNSGRNVSSNNKSGSVRRAEASGSKTGFAKSSGTTIGFNYSSPNVQDVSRFRTGNKHEDSNLNQLLQPFALVDSQQNHNIADIDHTPPSKITDVQYTYSYGDFVLGDTSHRGLGFPAEXXKTPSGIGTSSEQMLQSTSVLNSSSFEKDVGSDEAIDCSNQMEEDSPSKVPSGRNSGFLSIGGLKLYTEDISDNKSDEDGNEESYDEDGSCPSEAEVLGSSESSDSEDTYDSDSDIDDEVAEDYLEGVGGSENIIDAKWLLDPVLDESDDDSSSSGSYGEALEKLGGISLQDASREYGMKKAQPWRKRSVKSIPFTLDDLMLEKDPRTISARKKHVSRCPHSWPSHAEKSKASKRIHGEKKKLRKERIAVKRRERMLHRGIDLEKINSKLEQIVMEQVDMFSFQPMHSRDCSQVQRLAAVYQLRSSSQSSGKRRFVTVMRTQFTSMPSSSGRQRLEKLLGADEEKADFSVTDYMNKKSVSGDRRLRKKNAIRNDFRLQELQSAQSKTSKSSASRRSSKVKDKTGSGQKSSYADQPVSFVSSGTIHPETVKVIAVDSEETDSAHKKGDTSSANIGSFEVHTTGFGSKMMAKMGYTEGGGLGKNGQGMAQPIEVIKRPKSLGLGVEFSSNLDEPTRDNPSGIGTSEKHTKGSSSIGKHTKGSSSFVSFEKHTKGSSSFASFEKHTKGSSSSSIGAFEKHTKGFGSKMMAKMGFVEGAGLGRDSQGITAPLGAVRLPKSRGLGAKS